A window of the Actinobacillus genomosp. 1 genome harbors these coding sequences:
- a CDS encoding ABC transporter permease — translation MDSITNKRSLFESSHFWILLSLIAFIVLPSKALDYGLLESTSDEFLDAMGWSSVNLTILWFLPLIGFWLLPSLKLSTEAQAKAELGLISFTLLFAFISATIYKVSMGYSVIVLIATLTALATFAFAKLKMMQGDKFIIAALLSIILLIFFFIVYPTVAIFISMFYDGETFAPEQVVRILGQGYIVRVISNSLFLSGFVGIVSTVFGLAFALYTTRIARRTAFIGKIFSILPIVTPPFVVGLGVTLMLGRSGYVTEFLDTYFGFKDHNWLYGFNGIAIAQILAFAPISFMILDGALKSIHPSIEEASYTLRANRYQTFYNIIFPLLRPALANSFLIVFIQSLADFSNPLVLGGSFDVIATQIYFYIAGSQLDYASASTLGSMLLIFSLLIFIVQYMWIGNRSYVTVSGKSYRGDVQDLPSGLKYTIIVMLGFWVVFNLALYGSIFYGSFTVNWGVDYTLTLNNYAMLFGQGLSDGAWPSLINTMIYAGIAAPLTALFGLLIAYIVVRKDFQGKKTLEFLTMLCFAVPGTVAGVSYILAFNDAPMYITGTGIIIIISMVMRDLPIGMRAAIAGLGQLDKSLDEASLSLKGSSLKTIWFIVFPLLKPALLSALVTSFVRAMTTVSAIVFLVTADTRVATAYILNRVEDGEYGVAIAYGSILIVVMMAIILFFDWIVGDTRIAKSKAKKAD, via the coding sequence ATGGATTCTATTACAAATAAAAGATCGCTGTTTGAATCTAGCCACTTTTGGATTCTGCTCTCACTTATTGCATTTATTGTGTTGCCTTCCAAAGCATTGGATTACGGTTTATTGGAAAGTACCTCAGATGAATTTTTAGATGCGATGGGTTGGTCTTCTGTTAATCTGACTATTCTATGGTTTTTACCTTTAATCGGTTTCTGGTTACTCCCTTCCTTAAAACTTTCGACCGAAGCCCAGGCAAAAGCGGAATTGGGTTTAATTTCATTTACATTATTATTCGCCTTTATTTCGGCAACGATTTATAAGGTCAGTATGGGTTATTCGGTCATTGTCTTGATTGCTACATTAACCGCACTTGCCACCTTTGCCTTTGCTAAGCTCAAAATGATGCAAGGCGATAAATTTATTATTGCGGCATTGCTCAGTATTATCTTGCTGATTTTCTTCTTTATCGTTTATCCGACTGTTGCGATTTTTATTTCAATGTTTTATGACGGCGAAACCTTCGCACCGGAACAAGTGGTCAGAATTTTAGGGCAGGGTTATATTGTTCGAGTAATCAGTAACTCTTTATTCCTTTCCGGCTTTGTCGGCATTGTTTCAACCGTTTTCGGTTTAGCGTTTGCGCTTTATACTACTCGTATCGCTCGCCGTACCGCCTTTATCGGGAAAATTTTCTCAATCCTACCGATTGTGACACCGCCGTTTGTGGTGGGTCTTGGCGTAACTTTAATGCTTGGTCGTTCGGGCTATGTGACCGAATTTTTAGATACCTATTTCGGTTTTAAAGATCATAACTGGCTGTATGGTTTTAACGGGATTGCTATCGCACAGATTCTCGCTTTTGCACCGATTTCATTTATGATTTTAGACGGTGCGTTAAAATCAATTCACCCTTCGATTGAAGAAGCGTCTTATACGTTACGAGCAAACCGTTATCAAACGTTCTATAACATTATTTTCCCGTTATTACGTCCGGCATTGGCTAATTCATTTTTAATCGTGTTTATCCAATCACTCGCCGATTTCAGTAACCCGTTGGTTTTAGGCGGTAGCTTTGACGTAATCGCCACCCAAATTTATTTCTATATTGCCGGCTCACAATTAGATTATGCTTCGGCAAGTACCTTAGGTTCAATGTTGCTGATTTTCTCATTATTGATCTTTATCGTTCAGTATATGTGGATTGGTAATCGCTCTTATGTGACCGTTTCGGGTAAATCTTATCGCGGCGATGTACAAGACCTACCAAGCGGTTTGAAATATACCATTATTGTAATGTTAGGTTTCTGGGTGGTGTTCAACCTTGCGTTATACGGCAGTATTTTCTACGGTAGCTTCACGGTAAACTGGGGGGTAGATTACACCCTAACCTTAAATAACTATGCGATGTTATTCGGGCAAGGTTTAAGTGACGGGGCGTGGCCGTCTTTAATCAATACCATGATTTACGCCGGTATTGCCGCACCGCTCACTGCGTTATTCGGTTTATTAATCGCTTATATTGTGGTGCGTAAAGATTTCCAAGGTAAGAAAACTCTTGAGTTCTTAACTATGCTGTGCTTTGCCGTACCGGGTACGGTTGCCGGTGTGTCTTATATTCTCGCCTTTAATGATGCGCCAATGTATATTACCGGCACCGGTATCATCATTATTATTTCAATGGTAATGCGAGATTTACCGATCGGTATGCGTGCGGCAATTGCGGGACTTGGGCAGTTGGATAAATCATTGGATGAAGCCTCATTATCATTAAAAGGCAGTTCGTTAAAAACCATTTGGTTTATCGTCTTCCCATTATTGAAACCGGCATTGTTATCCGCATTAGTGACCAGTTTCGTACGTGCGATGACAACCGTGAGTGCGATTGTGTTCCTTGTGACCGCAGATACCCGTGTTGCAACCGCTTATATTTTAAATCGTGTTGAAGACGGCGAATACGGGGTGGCGATCGCATACGGTTCAATCTTAATTGTTGTGATGATGGCGATTATTTTATTCTTCGACTGGATTGTCGGGGATACTCGTATCGCTAAATCCAAAGCGAAAAAAGCAGATTAA
- the fbpC gene encoding ferric ABC transporter ATP-binding protein translates to MNNDFLVLKNITKSFGKATVIDNLDLVIKRGTMVTLLGPSGCGKTTVLRLVAGLENPTSGQIFIDGEDVTKSSIQNRDICIVFQSYALFPHMSIGDNVGYGLRMQGVSNEERKQRVKEALELVDLAGFEDRFVDQISGGQQQRVALARALVLKPKVLLFDEPLSNLDANLRRSMREKIRELQQRLGITSLYVTHDQTEAFAVSDEVIVMNKGKIMQKAPAKDLYLRPNSLFLANFMGESTIFDGNLNQGTVSIGDYRFPLHNAADFSVADGVCLVGVRPEAIRLTATGEASQRCQIKSAVYMGNHWEIVANWNGKEVLVNANPDQFEPDLREAFIHFTEQGIFLLKKE, encoded by the coding sequence ATGAACAACGATTTCTTAGTACTGAAAAATATTACCAAATCTTTCGGTAAAGCAACGGTAATTGATAATTTAGATTTAGTGATTAAGCGTGGCACGATGGTAACCTTATTAGGGCCTTCCGGCTGCGGTAAAACCACGGTATTACGTTTAGTAGCAGGGTTAGAGAACCCGACAAGCGGTCAAATTTTTATTGACGGCGAAGATGTGACCAAATCTTCGATTCAAAACCGAGATATTTGTATCGTGTTCCAATCTTATGCACTATTCCCGCATATGTCGATTGGCGATAACGTCGGTTATGGTTTACGTATGCAGGGCGTAAGTAACGAAGAGCGTAAACAGCGAGTGAAAGAGGCATTGGAACTGGTGGATTTAGCCGGTTTTGAAGATCGATTCGTTGATCAAATTTCCGGTGGTCAGCAACAACGTGTTGCATTGGCTCGTGCCTTAGTGCTAAAACCGAAAGTGTTATTATTTGACGAGCCGTTAAGTAACTTAGATGCCAACTTACGCCGTTCAATGCGTGAAAAAATTCGTGAATTACAGCAACGTTTAGGCATTACCTCACTGTATGTAACGCACGACCAAACCGAAGCGTTTGCGGTTTCGGATGAAGTTATCGTGATGAACAAAGGCAAAATTATGCAAAAAGCGCCGGCAAAAGATCTTTATTTACGACCGAATTCTTTATTCCTTGCGAATTTTATGGGCGAATCAACCATTTTTGACGGTAACTTAAATCAAGGTACGGTATCTATCGGCGATTATCGTTTCCCGTTACATAACGCCGCTGATTTTAGTGTTGCGGACGGTGTATGTTTAGTCGGCGTACGTCCGGAAGCAATCCGACTTACCGCCACAGGCGAGGCCAGCCAACGTTGCCAAATTAAGAGTGCGGTTTATATGGGTAATCACTGGGAAATCGTAGCGAATTGGAACGGTAAAGAAGTTTTGGTCAATGCAAATCCGGATCAATTTGAACCCGACTTAAGAGAAGCATTTATCCATTTCACCGAGCAAGGTATTTTCTTACTGAAAAAAGAGTAA
- a CDS encoding nucleotidyltransferase family protein, producing MIPSKLIQAKHSEIMAVSRQFAVENLRVFGSVAKGLDTENSDLDILVDTTPQTTMFDLCGLQVELEELLGIKVDILTPRSLPEKFRQQVLSEAKVL from the coding sequence ATGATCCCATCAAAACTTATCCAAGCTAAACACTCAGAAATTATGGCGGTCAGTCGTCAATTTGCTGTGGAAAATTTACGAGTATTCGGCTCCGTAGCAAAAGGGCTAGATACAGAAAATAGCGATTTAGATATTTTGGTAGATACAACCCCACAAACAACAATGTTTGACTTATGTGGTCTGCAGGTGGAATTAGAAGAATTACTCGGAATTAAAGTGGATATACTTACTCCTCGTAGTTTACCTGAGAAATTTCGTCAACAAGTTTTATCAGAAGCGAAAGTATTATGA
- a CDS encoding HepT-like ribonuclease domain-containing protein has product MSAEFRIPDYLEKIRSLCLDIQAFVKDIPLEDFLDDKRSENAVAMSLVAMGEIATVLSNKYPEFIQQYEHIPWRYMRGMRNVIAHGYFELDFVVIYETAIESVPKLLVQVENLLLELNHTN; this is encoded by the coding sequence ATGAGTGCAGAGTTTCGTATACCTGATTATTTAGAGAAAATTCGTTCTCTATGTTTGGATATTCAAGCCTTTGTAAAAGATATCCCATTAGAAGACTTTTTAGATGATAAACGTTCAGAAAATGCAGTTGCAATGAGCTTAGTAGCTATGGGAGAAATCGCTACGGTATTAAGTAATAAATATCCTGAATTTATTCAACAGTATGAACATATTCCTTGGCGTTATATGCGAGGTATGCGTAATGTCATAGCCCATGGTTATTTTGAGTTGGATTTTGTTGTTATCTATGAAACGGCAATAGAATCTGTACCAAAATTACTCGTGCAAGTCGAAAACTTACTTTTGGAATTAAATCATACTAATTAG
- the mpl gene encoding UDP-N-acetylmuramate:L-alanyl-gamma-D-glutamyl-meso-diaminopimelate ligase, which translates to MTQKHIHILGICGTFMGGVAMIARELGYKVTGSDTNVYPPMSTFLENHGIEIIPNYDVAQLQPAPDLVVIGNAMSRGNPCVEYVLDNQLNYTSGPQWLHDHLLKDRWVLAVSGTHGKTTTTGMLAWILDQNQIDTGFLIGGVAGNFGISARAGSSKFFVIEADEYDSAFFDKRSKFVHYTPKTLIINNIEFDHADIFDDLKAIQRQFHHLVRTMPNSGCILSAIADENVQNTLKMGSYSELQFIGADQQWFAKTISADCSHFEVFHKGEKASEVKWNIIGAHNMHNALMAIAAAHHAGVSVAGACEALGSFINANRRLEVKGEVNGITVYDDFAHHPTAIAATIDALRGKVGKEQRILAVLEPRSNTMKMGVHKEDIAPSLADANAVFVYQPDTIPWEVSVITDNLTQPAKWSADLDELVKMVVEEAKPTDHILVMSNGAFGGIHNKLLQALKV; encoded by the coding sequence ATGACACAGAAACATATTCATATCTTGGGGATCTGCGGGACTTTTATGGGCGGTGTGGCGATGATCGCTCGAGAACTTGGTTATAAGGTCACGGGATCGGATACCAATGTTTATCCGCCGATGAGTACATTTTTAGAAAATCACGGCATCGAAATTATTCCGAATTACGATGTGGCGCAGCTTCAGCCTGCACCGGATTTAGTGGTGATCGGTAACGCCATGAGCCGAGGCAATCCTTGCGTAGAATATGTATTGGATAATCAGTTAAATTACACTTCAGGCCCGCAATGGTTGCATGATCATCTGTTAAAAGATCGCTGGGTACTGGCGGTGTCTGGCACTCACGGTAAAACGACCACCACCGGTATGTTAGCGTGGATTTTAGATCAAAATCAGATTGATACCGGTTTTTTAATCGGTGGCGTTGCCGGTAATTTCGGTATTTCGGCACGTGCCGGTTCAAGTAAATTTTTTGTAATTGAAGCGGACGAGTATGATTCGGCGTTCTTTGACAAGCGGTCTAAATTTGTACATTACACGCCAAAAACGTTAATTATCAATAATATTGAATTTGACCATGCGGATATTTTTGATGATTTAAAAGCGATTCAACGCCAGTTCCACCACTTAGTACGTACGATGCCGAACAGCGGTTGCATTCTTTCTGCAATAGCGGATGAAAATGTACAAAATACGTTAAAAATGGGCAGTTACAGCGAGTTGCAATTTATCGGTGCAGATCAACAGTGGTTTGCAAAAACGATTTCAGCGGATTGTTCGCATTTTGAAGTATTCCACAAAGGTGAAAAAGCCAGTGAAGTAAAATGGAATATTATCGGGGCGCATAATATGCACAATGCCTTGATGGCGATTGCCGCAGCACATCACGCCGGTGTATCGGTAGCAGGTGCTTGCGAAGCACTCGGCTCGTTTATTAATGCGAACCGCCGTTTAGAAGTGAAAGGCGAAGTGAATGGTATTACCGTCTATGATGACTTTGCTCATCATCCAACCGCAATTGCGGCAACTATTGACGCTTTACGTGGTAAAGTGGGTAAAGAGCAGCGTATTTTAGCGGTGCTTGAACCTCGTTCCAATACGATGAAAATGGGGGTGCATAAAGAAGACATTGCACCAAGTTTAGCCGATGCGAATGCGGTATTCGTTTATCAACCGGATACAATTCCGTGGGAAGTTTCAGTGATTACGGATAATTTAACTCAACCTGCTAAATGGTCGGCGGATTTAGATGAATTGGTCAAAATGGTTGTAGAAGAAGCGAAACCGACAGATCATATTTTAGTGATGAGTAACGGCGCATTTGGTGGAATTCATAATAAACTATTACAAGCATTAAAAGTGTAA
- the fbp gene encoding class 1 fructose-bisphosphatase, whose protein sequence is MKTLGEFIIEKQAEYPEAKGELSGILSSIRLAAKIIHREINRAGLSLDILGVAGSENIQGEAQMKLDVFANETMKKALLAREEVAGFASEEDDNFVAFDNDRARNAKYILMTDPLDGSSNIDVNVSVGTIFSIYKRVSPIGSPVTMEDFLQEGRKQVAAGYVTYGSSTMLVYTTGNGVNGFTYDPSLGLFILSHPDMKMPTEGKYYSINEGQYVTFPMGVKKFIKYCQESDEATKRPYSSRYIGSLVSDFHRNLLKGGIYIYPTSTVYPKGKLRLLYEGNPMAFLAEQAGGMATDGFNPILDIKPTQLHQRVPFFVGSTAMVKQADKFMQECAE, encoded by the coding sequence ATGAAAACACTCGGCGAATTTATTATTGAAAAACAAGCGGAGTACCCAGAAGCGAAAGGTGAATTAAGCGGTATCTTATCTTCTATTCGACTCGCCGCTAAAATTATTCACCGAGAAATTAACCGTGCCGGTTTAAGCCTAGATATTTTAGGCGTTGCCGGTTCGGAAAATATTCAAGGCGAAGCACAAATGAAATTGGACGTGTTCGCTAACGAAACGATGAAAAAAGCGTTACTGGCACGTGAAGAAGTTGCCGGTTTTGCCTCCGAAGAAGACGATAACTTTGTGGCATTTGACAATGATCGTGCCAGAAATGCTAAATATATTCTAATGACCGATCCGTTGGACGGTTCTTCTAATATTGACGTAAACGTTTCGGTCGGTACGATTTTCTCTATCTATAAACGTGTTTCGCCGATTGGCTCGCCGGTGACAATGGAAGATTTTTTACAAGAAGGACGTAAACAGGTTGCCGCAGGCTATGTGACTTACGGTTCATCAACGATGTTGGTTTATACCACCGGTAACGGTGTAAACGGCTTTACCTATGATCCGTCGCTCGGTTTATTTATTCTTTCTCATCCGGATATGAAAATGCCGACGGAAGGAAAATACTATTCGATTAATGAAGGTCAGTACGTTACGTTCCCGATGGGAGTGAAAAAATTCATTAAATATTGCCAAGAAAGTGACGAAGCGACTAAACGTCCGTATTCATCACGTTATATCGGTTCATTAGTATCGGATTTCCACCGTAACCTATTAAAAGGCGGTATCTATATTTATCCGACATCAACCGTTTATCCGAAAGGTAAATTACGTTTATTATATGAAGGTAATCCGATGGCGTTCTTAGCTGAGCAAGCCGGCGGTATGGCAACAGACGGGTTTAATCCGATTTTAGATATTAAACCGACTCAACTTCACCAGCGAGTGCCGTTCTTTGTCGGTTCGACTGCGATGGTGAAACAAGCGGATAAATTTATGCAGGAATGTGCGGAATAA
- a CDS encoding glutathione peroxidase — MSLKDMTGQKVPNVTFHTRQGDAWVDVTTAELFDNKTVIVFSLPGAFTPTCSSTHLPRYNELACEFKAAGVDNIICMSVNDTFVMNAWKADQESENVTVIPDGNGEFTEGMGMLVGKEDLGFGKRSWRYSMLVKNGVVEKMFIEPQEPGDPFKVSDADTMMKYLVSGWEPKESVSIITKPGCPFCAKAKALLKEKGYTFEEIVLGRDASTISVRAITGKTSVPQVFIGGKYIGGSDDLATYFAK; from the coding sequence ATGTCTTTAAAAGATATGACAGGTCAAAAAGTACCTAACGTAACCTTCCATACACGCCAAGGCGATGCTTGGGTTGATGTAACGACAGCGGAATTATTTGATAACAAAACCGTTATCGTATTTTCACTTCCGGGCGCATTTACTCCGACTTGTTCATCAACACACTTACCGCGTTATAACGAATTAGCGTGCGAATTTAAAGCGGCGGGTGTGGATAACATTATCTGTATGTCTGTAAATGATACATTCGTAATGAACGCATGGAAAGCAGACCAAGAGTCCGAAAACGTAACGGTAATTCCGGACGGTAACGGTGAATTTACCGAAGGCATGGGTATGTTAGTCGGAAAAGAAGACTTAGGTTTCGGTAAACGTTCATGGCGTTATTCTATGCTCGTGAAAAACGGCGTAGTTGAAAAAATGTTCATTGAACCGCAAGAACCGGGTGACCCGTTCAAAGTTTCTGATGCGGATACGATGATGAAATATTTAGTTTCCGGCTGGGAACCGAAAGAATCCGTATCAATCATCACTAAACCGGGCTGTCCGTTCTGTGCGAAAGCAAAAGCGTTATTAAAAGAGAAAGGCTATACTTTCGAAGAGATCGTATTAGGTCGTGACGCTTCAACTATCTCGGTTCGCGCAATTACCGGCAAAACATCTGTTCCGCAAGTATTTATCGGCGGTAAATACATCGGCGGCAGCGACGATTTAGCAACTTATTTTGCAAAATAA
- the oxyR gene encoding DNA-binding transcriptional regulator OxyR: MNIRDLEYLIALADYKHFRRAADACNVSQPTLSGQIRKLEDELGTVLLERTSRKVLFTQAGLTLVEQAKAVLREVKVLKEMASNQGKEMSGPLHVGIIPTLGPYLLPLVLPALKSTFPELELYIYELQTTQLVDQLESGQLDCGILAFVKESEPFIEVPIFDEQMLLAVSNKHEWANKNNLDITCLKDKELLFLDDGHCLRTQTLDYCLSVGAKESTHFKATNLETLRNMVAANAGMSLIPELAAKHCEGLNYLTFDEPKPYRTVGLIYRPGSPLRIRYERLAKEVAKIMKQERSNE, translated from the coding sequence GTGAATATTAGAGATTTAGAATATTTAATCGCTTTAGCAGACTATAAACATTTCCGTCGTGCGGCGGACGCTTGTAACGTCAGCCAACCTACATTAAGCGGTCAAATTCGCAAATTAGAGGACGAATTGGGTACGGTATTGCTTGAACGTACCAGCCGCAAAGTATTATTTACTCAAGCGGGTTTAACCCTCGTCGAACAAGCCAAAGCCGTATTACGTGAAGTAAAAGTGCTAAAAGAGATGGCAAGCAACCAAGGTAAAGAAATGTCCGGCCCCCTCCATGTCGGCATTATTCCGACACTCGGTCCGTATCTTTTACCACTTGTATTGCCGGCGTTAAAATCCACCTTCCCAGAGCTTGAGCTCTATATTTATGAGCTACAAACAACACAATTGGTTGATCAGCTTGAATCCGGACAATTGGATTGCGGTATCTTAGCCTTTGTAAAAGAAAGCGAACCTTTTATTGAAGTGCCTATTTTTGACGAGCAAATGCTGTTAGCGGTTTCTAATAAACATGAATGGGCGAATAAAAATAATCTCGATATTACCTGCTTAAAAGACAAAGAGTTACTCTTTTTAGATGACGGACATTGTCTCCGTACGCAAACACTTGATTATTGTTTGTCGGTCGGCGCCAAAGAAAGCACGCATTTCAAAGCGACTAATCTTGAAACATTACGTAATATGGTTGCGGCTAATGCGGGAATGTCACTTATTCCCGAATTAGCGGCGAAGCATTGCGAAGGGCTGAACTATCTCACTTTTGATGAACCTAAGCCTTACCGTACCGTCGGTTTAATTTATCGCCCGGGCTCACCGTTACGTATTCGCTATGAGCGTCTTGCCAAAGAAGTGGCAAAAATTATGAAACAAGAGAGAAGTAATGAGTAA
- the fabR gene encoding HTH-type transcriptional repressor FabR encodes MSNIGIRAQQKEKTRRALVDAAFNQLSAEKSFSNLSLREVSREAGIAPTSFYRHFKDLDELGLAMVDEAGLLLRQLMRQARKRIATGGSIVAVSTDTFFELIADRPNVFRLLLRESSGTSQAFRTAVSREIQHFIAELTDYIVAKDPNSSREIAYIQAEGLVTIVFTAGSYALDMNTQEREKLKKRVIMQLRMLARGAASYTYSHDKEHQ; translated from the coding sequence ATGAGTAATATAGGCATTCGAGCTCAACAAAAAGAAAAGACTCGTCGTGCGTTAGTGGATGCGGCGTTTAACCAGTTAAGCGCGGAAAAAAGTTTTTCTAATTTAAGCCTACGAGAAGTTTCCAGAGAAGCGGGGATCGCACCGACTTCGTTTTATCGTCACTTTAAAGATTTGGACGAACTCGGCTTAGCGATGGTGGATGAAGCCGGTTTACTCTTACGCCAACTGATGCGCCAAGCTCGCAAACGAATTGCAACGGGGGGTAGCATCGTTGCCGTTTCAACCGACACGTTCTTTGAGTTGATTGCAGATCGCCCGAACGTGTTCCGTTTACTCTTAAGGGAAAGTTCCGGTACTTCACAAGCGTTTCGTACCGCCGTTTCTCGTGAAATTCAACATTTTATTGCCGAACTGACCGATTACATTGTGGCGAAAGATCCGAACAGTAGCCGTGAAATCGCTTATATCCAAGCCGAAGGATTAGTGACCATCGTATTTACAGCCGGTTCTTACGCACTTGATATGAATACGCAAGAGCGAGAAAAACTCAAAAAACGCGTGATTATGCAGTTAAGAATGTTAGCTAGAGGGGCGGCTTCTTATACTTACAGTCACGATAAGGAACACCAATAA
- a CDS encoding protein disulfide oxidoreductase, translating into MQNKQAMLSRFGKNIFFYGLMFIVLSTVIDWYRKPHAPNEFAQQVLYDLQQQPKVIAQLSHQKPMLLYFWGSWCTYCKFTSPAIQQLADEDISVLSIALKSGNPQQVADYLKQEDYRFPVINDPNGEISKSWDIQATPTILIIKDGKIVQHTTGLTSYWGLKVRLWLSNLT; encoded by the coding sequence ATGCAAAACAAACAGGCAATGCTTTCACGTTTCGGTAAAAACATTTTTTTCTACGGATTAATGTTTATCGTGCTAAGTACCGTGATTGATTGGTATCGCAAACCGCATGCGCCAAACGAATTTGCTCAGCAAGTTTTATATGATTTACAACAGCAGCCGAAAGTAATTGCTCAACTTAGTCACCAAAAACCGATGTTGTTGTACTTTTGGGGCAGTTGGTGTACTTATTGCAAATTCACTTCACCGGCGATTCAACAATTGGCCGATGAGGATATTTCCGTTTTAAGCATTGCACTTAAATCAGGTAATCCGCAGCAAGTTGCCGATTACCTTAAACAAGAAGATTACCGGTTTCCCGTTATCAATGATCCTAACGGCGAAATTTCCAAAAGCTGGGATATCCAAGCGACTCCGACGATTCTTATCATCAAAGACGGTAAAATCGTTCAACATACCACAGGGCTTACCAGCTATTGGGGACTTAAAGTCCGCCTTTGGTTGAGTAACTTAACTTAA